From the Manihot esculenta cultivar AM560-2 chromosome 3, M.esculenta_v8, whole genome shotgun sequence genome, one window contains:
- the LOC110611822 gene encoding nodulin homeobox isoform X1: MRITKDESTCIAEQVVDLISAVKELHGLTSQELNKLIRDSENFTIHFQTEKGLQLKIDVEKLAGFLPLHLIAVLVSSNKDESLLRYSLCGIRLLHSLCDLAPRHTKLEQILLDDVKISEQLLDLVFYILVVLSNTRQESHNTNLVPLLHSALVTCSLYLLTGCISSHWQDLVQVLLAHPKVDIFMDAAFRAVNVAIRFLQVKLSAQHADFNMGSSPTAEQVVNYLCQQCEASLQFLQTLCQQKLFRERLLRNKELCGKGGVLFLAQAILKLKVSTPFLESSTVVAAVSRLKAKVLLILLHLCEAESISYLDEVASSSGSLDLAKSVALEVLELLKAALDPKHLSSCSERTVPMGLLRLNAMRLADIFSDDSNFRSYITTYFTKVLTAIFSLPHGEFLSIWCSSELPPREEDATLEYDLFTAAGWVLDTFSSLNLSNASDIEIILIPSNMPQAAYAHQRTSLFVKVIANLHCFVPNICEEQERNLFLHKFLECMRMDPSESLPGFSFTSGAHKANTVCRNLRSLLSHAESLIPNFLNEEDVQLLRVFYNQLQSLINPADFEENQVQEIKFERSISLDKFSKLDINEHHQEAQSTAGYSSSPLLKKERSSLNNISSNQKEEMSESSAFQEDQHNFRNEHMNHVDDATKEDKDKSGGTATAVLKESDRDFQNVETSGSDTSSTRGKNFVGQMGNVDFPKSNDHMKENGRQGVQEDEKVEPIQIEEKQPRKRKRTIMNDYQMTMIEKALVDEPDMQRNAASIQLWADKLSIHGSEVTFSQLKNWLNNRKARLARAGKDVRASMEVDNAHSERQSGPAVRHSHDSPESHGEENVPSGARLNQNLSRTGTGENAEFGGPGAADFVRCMPGQYVVLVDKQGEEIGKGKVLQVQGKWYGKSLEESETCVVDISELKAERWVRLPHPSEATGSSFSEAEAKLGVMRVLWDSKKILSFRPQ, from the exons ATGAGGATCACCAAGGATGAATCCACATGTATTGCTGAACAA GTGGTTGACTTAATTTCAGCAGTGAAAGAGTTACATGGGCTTACCTCTCAGGagcttaataaattaataagggACTCTGAAAATTTTACAATTCACTTCCAAACTGAAAAAGGATTACAGTTAAAG ATTGATGTGGAAAAACTGGCAGGCTTTCTTCCTTTGCATCTTATAGCAGTGCTTGTGTCATCCAACAAAGATGAATCACTGTTGAGATATTCATTATGTGGTATTCGACTTTTGCATTCCCTGTGCGACCTAGCACCTCGACATACTAAACTCGAGCAG ATTTTGCTTGATGATGTAAAAATTTCAGAACAACTGTTAGATCTGGTGTTTTATATACTAGTTGTCCTTAGCAATACCAGACAG GAAAGCCATAATACAAACTTGGTGccccttctgcattcagcacTGGTGACATGCAGTCTATATCTTTTAACAGGATGTATATCATCTCACTGGCAAGACCTTGTTCAGGTGTTGCTTGCACACCCTAAG GTTGACATATTTATGGATGCAGCTTTCAGAGCAGTAAATGTAGCTATCAGGTTTCTTCAGGTCAAGCTTTCAGCTCAACATGCTGACTTTAACATGGGATCTAGTCCAACAGCTGAACAAGTGGTTAACTATCTATGCCAACAATGTGAGGCTTCACTACAGTTTCTTCAGACATTGTGCCAGCAAAAGTTATTCAGAGAGCGCTTACTAAGAAACAAG GAACTATGTGGAAAGGGTGGTGTTCTCTTTCTGGCCCAGGCTATTTTGAAGTTAAAAGTTAGCACTCCTTTTCTGGAGTCTTCTACAGTTGTTGCTGCTGTGTCCAGACTTAAAGCTAAAGTACTATTAATT CTATTGCATCTCTGTGAAGCAGAAAGCATTTCTTACCTCGATGAGGTTGCAAGCTCTTCAGGAAGCCTTGATTTGGCAAAGTCTGTTGCGTTAGAG GTTCTTGAATTATTAAAGGCTGCACTGGATCCCAAGCATCTTAGCTCTTGTTCTGAGAGAACTGTCCCCATGGGGCTTCTGCGACTCAATGCAATGCGTCTAGCTGATATTTTCTCGGATGATTCAAATTTTCGATCTTACATCACGACATACTTT ACAAAGGTTCTCACTGCCATATTTTCACTGCCACATGGAGAATTTTTATCCATTTGGTGTTCTTCTGAACTTCCACCAAGGGAGGAAGATGCTACTCTGGAGTATGATTTATTTACAGCAGCTGGTTGGGTTTTGGACACATTTTCATCATTGAACTTATCAAATGCTTCAGATATAGAGATTATTTTAATTCCCAGCAACATGCCCCAAGCTGCATATGCTCATCAGAGAACTTCATTGTTTGTCAAAGTAATAGCGAACCTTCATTGTTTTGTCCCCAACATTTGTGAAG AGCAGGAGAGAAATCTTTTCCTTCACAAGTTCCTTGAGTGCATGCGAATGGATCCATCTGAATCTTTGCCTGGATTTTCTTTTACTTCTGGTGCTCACAAAGCCAACACTGTTTGCAGGAACCTGC GTTCATTGCTAAGCCACGCAGAATCTCTGATTCCCAACTTTTTGAATGAGGAGGATGTACAGCTCTTAAG GGTTTTCTATAACCAATTGCAATCATTGATTAATCCTGCTGATTTTGAAGAAAACCAAGTTCaa GAAATCAAATTTGAAAGGTCAATATCTTTGGATAAGTTCTCTAAACTTGACATCAACGAGCATCATCAG GAGGCTCAAAGTACAGCTGGGTACTCATCATCACCTTTACTGAAGAAGGAACGTTCAAGTCTTAACAACATAAGCAGTAATCAGAAAGAGGAGATGTCTGAGAGTTCTGCTTTCCAGGAGGACCAGCATAATTTCAGAAATGAGCACATGAATCATGTTGATGATGCAACTAAGGAAGACAAGGATAAATCAGGTGGCACTGCAACTGCTGTTCTAAAAGAGAGTGACAGAGATTTTCAGAATGTTGAAACAAGTGGTTCTGATACAAGTTCTACACGTGGTAAGAATTTTGTTGGTCAAATGGGGAATGTTGACTTCCCCAAATCAAATGACCATATGAAAGAGAATGGCCGTCAAGGAGTTCAAGAAGATGAAAAAGTTGAACCCATTCAGATTGAAGAAAAGCAGCCAAGAAAACGTAAAAGAACTATAATGAATGACTATCAGATGACAATGATTGAGAAGGCCCTGGTGGATGAACCAGATATGCAGCGGAATGCAGCTTCTATACAGTTGTGGGCTGATAAATTAAGCATCCAT GGTTCAGAAGTTACATTTTCGCAGCTGAAAAATTG GCTCAACAATAGAAAAGCCAGACTAGCACGTGCGGGTAAGGATGTCCGTGCATCCATGGAGGTTGACAATGCTCATTCAGAAAGGCAAAGTGGACCAGCAGTACGGCATTCACACGACTCTCCTGAAAGTCATGGTGAAGAAAATGTTCCATCAGGTGCAAGACTTAATCAAAACTTATCAAGAACTGGTACTGGTGAGAATGCTGAATTTGGTGGCCCTGGTGCTGCAGATTTTGTTCGCTGCATGCCAGGTCAATATGTTGTGCTTGTAGATAAACAAGGGGAGGAGATTGGTAAAGGAAAAGTATTGCAGGTGCAAGGTAAATGGTATGGGAAGAGCTTGGAGGAATCGGAGACGTGTGTTGTTGATATTTCCGAGCTTAAGGCTGAGAGATGGGTGAGGCTTCCACACCCATCTGAAGCCACAGGCAGTTCATTTAGCGAGGCTGAAGCCAAGCTCGGCGTAATGAGAGTGTTGTGGGATTCAAAGAAAATACTCTCTTTTCGGCCTCAATGA
- the LOC110611822 gene encoding nodulin homeobox isoform X2: MRITKDESTCIAEQVVDLISAVKELHGLTSQELNKLIRDSENFTIHFQTEKGLQLKIDVEKLAGFLPLHLIAVLVSSNKDESLLRYSLCGIRLLHSLCDLAPRHTKLEQILLDDVKISEQLLDLVFYILVVLSNTRQESHNTNLVPLLHSALVTCSLYLLTGCISSHWQDLVQVLLAHPKVDIFMDAAFRAVNVAIRFLQVKLSAQHADFNMGSSPTAEQVVNYLCQQCEASLQFLQTLCQQKLFRERLLRNKELCGKGGVLFLAQAILKLKVSTPFLESSTVVAAVSRLKAKVLLILLHLCEAESISYLDEVASSSGSLDLAKSVALEVLELLKAALDPKHLSSCSERTVPMGLLRLNAMRLADIFSDDSNFRSYITTYFTKVLTAIFSLPHGEFLSIWCSSELPPREEDATLEYDLFTAAGWVLDTFSSLNLSNASDIEIILIPSNMPQAAYAHQRTSLFVKVIANLHCFVPNICEEQERNLFLHKFLECMRMDPSESLPGFSFTSGAHKANTVCRNLRSLLSHAESLIPNFLNEEDVQLLRVFYNQLQSLINPADFEENQVQEIKFERSISLDKFSKLDINEHHQEAQSTAGYSSSPLLKKERSSLNNISSNQKEEMSESSAFQEDQHNFRNEHMNHVDDATKEDKDKSGGTATAVLKESDRDFQNVETSGSDTSSTRGKNFVGQMGNVDFPKSNDHMKENGRQGVQEDEKVEPIQIEEKQPRKRKRTIMNDYQMTMIEKALVDEPDMQRNAASIQLWADKLSIHGSEVTFSQLKNWLNNRKARLARAGKDVRASMEVDNAHSERQSGPAVRHSHDSPESHGEENVPSDFVRCMPGQYVVLVDKQGEEIGKGKVLQVQGKWYGKSLEESETCVVDISELKAERWVRLPHPSEATGSSFSEAEAKLGVMRVLWDSKKILSFRPQ; this comes from the exons ATGAGGATCACCAAGGATGAATCCACATGTATTGCTGAACAA GTGGTTGACTTAATTTCAGCAGTGAAAGAGTTACATGGGCTTACCTCTCAGGagcttaataaattaataagggACTCTGAAAATTTTACAATTCACTTCCAAACTGAAAAAGGATTACAGTTAAAG ATTGATGTGGAAAAACTGGCAGGCTTTCTTCCTTTGCATCTTATAGCAGTGCTTGTGTCATCCAACAAAGATGAATCACTGTTGAGATATTCATTATGTGGTATTCGACTTTTGCATTCCCTGTGCGACCTAGCACCTCGACATACTAAACTCGAGCAG ATTTTGCTTGATGATGTAAAAATTTCAGAACAACTGTTAGATCTGGTGTTTTATATACTAGTTGTCCTTAGCAATACCAGACAG GAAAGCCATAATACAAACTTGGTGccccttctgcattcagcacTGGTGACATGCAGTCTATATCTTTTAACAGGATGTATATCATCTCACTGGCAAGACCTTGTTCAGGTGTTGCTTGCACACCCTAAG GTTGACATATTTATGGATGCAGCTTTCAGAGCAGTAAATGTAGCTATCAGGTTTCTTCAGGTCAAGCTTTCAGCTCAACATGCTGACTTTAACATGGGATCTAGTCCAACAGCTGAACAAGTGGTTAACTATCTATGCCAACAATGTGAGGCTTCACTACAGTTTCTTCAGACATTGTGCCAGCAAAAGTTATTCAGAGAGCGCTTACTAAGAAACAAG GAACTATGTGGAAAGGGTGGTGTTCTCTTTCTGGCCCAGGCTATTTTGAAGTTAAAAGTTAGCACTCCTTTTCTGGAGTCTTCTACAGTTGTTGCTGCTGTGTCCAGACTTAAAGCTAAAGTACTATTAATT CTATTGCATCTCTGTGAAGCAGAAAGCATTTCTTACCTCGATGAGGTTGCAAGCTCTTCAGGAAGCCTTGATTTGGCAAAGTCTGTTGCGTTAGAG GTTCTTGAATTATTAAAGGCTGCACTGGATCCCAAGCATCTTAGCTCTTGTTCTGAGAGAACTGTCCCCATGGGGCTTCTGCGACTCAATGCAATGCGTCTAGCTGATATTTTCTCGGATGATTCAAATTTTCGATCTTACATCACGACATACTTT ACAAAGGTTCTCACTGCCATATTTTCACTGCCACATGGAGAATTTTTATCCATTTGGTGTTCTTCTGAACTTCCACCAAGGGAGGAAGATGCTACTCTGGAGTATGATTTATTTACAGCAGCTGGTTGGGTTTTGGACACATTTTCATCATTGAACTTATCAAATGCTTCAGATATAGAGATTATTTTAATTCCCAGCAACATGCCCCAAGCTGCATATGCTCATCAGAGAACTTCATTGTTTGTCAAAGTAATAGCGAACCTTCATTGTTTTGTCCCCAACATTTGTGAAG AGCAGGAGAGAAATCTTTTCCTTCACAAGTTCCTTGAGTGCATGCGAATGGATCCATCTGAATCTTTGCCTGGATTTTCTTTTACTTCTGGTGCTCACAAAGCCAACACTGTTTGCAGGAACCTGC GTTCATTGCTAAGCCACGCAGAATCTCTGATTCCCAACTTTTTGAATGAGGAGGATGTACAGCTCTTAAG GGTTTTCTATAACCAATTGCAATCATTGATTAATCCTGCTGATTTTGAAGAAAACCAAGTTCaa GAAATCAAATTTGAAAGGTCAATATCTTTGGATAAGTTCTCTAAACTTGACATCAACGAGCATCATCAG GAGGCTCAAAGTACAGCTGGGTACTCATCATCACCTTTACTGAAGAAGGAACGTTCAAGTCTTAACAACATAAGCAGTAATCAGAAAGAGGAGATGTCTGAGAGTTCTGCTTTCCAGGAGGACCAGCATAATTTCAGAAATGAGCACATGAATCATGTTGATGATGCAACTAAGGAAGACAAGGATAAATCAGGTGGCACTGCAACTGCTGTTCTAAAAGAGAGTGACAGAGATTTTCAGAATGTTGAAACAAGTGGTTCTGATACAAGTTCTACACGTGGTAAGAATTTTGTTGGTCAAATGGGGAATGTTGACTTCCCCAAATCAAATGACCATATGAAAGAGAATGGCCGTCAAGGAGTTCAAGAAGATGAAAAAGTTGAACCCATTCAGATTGAAGAAAAGCAGCCAAGAAAACGTAAAAGAACTATAATGAATGACTATCAGATGACAATGATTGAGAAGGCCCTGGTGGATGAACCAGATATGCAGCGGAATGCAGCTTCTATACAGTTGTGGGCTGATAAATTAAGCATCCAT GGTTCAGAAGTTACATTTTCGCAGCTGAAAAATTG GCTCAACAATAGAAAAGCCAGACTAGCACGTGCGGGTAAGGATGTCCGTGCATCCATGGAGGTTGACAATGCTCATTCAGAAAGGCAAAGTGGACCAGCAGTACGGCATTCACACGACTCTCCTGAAAGTCATGGTGAAGAAAATGTTCCATCAG ATTTTGTTCGCTGCATGCCAGGTCAATATGTTGTGCTTGTAGATAAACAAGGGGAGGAGATTGGTAAAGGAAAAGTATTGCAGGTGCAAGGTAAATGGTATGGGAAGAGCTTGGAGGAATCGGAGACGTGTGTTGTTGATATTTCCGAGCTTAAGGCTGAGAGATGGGTGAGGCTTCCACACCCATCTGAAGCCACAGGCAGTTCATTTAGCGAGGCTGAAGCCAAGCTCGGCGTAATGAGAGTGTTGTGGGATTCAAAGAAAATACTCTCTTTTCGGCCTCAATGA
- the LOC110611822 gene encoding nodulin homeobox isoform X3 — translation MRITKDESTCIAEQVVDLISAVKELHGLTSQELNKLIRDSENFTIHFQTEKGLQLKIDVEKLAGFLPLHLIAVLVSSNKDESLLRYSLCGIRLLHSLCDLAPRHTKLEQESHNTNLVPLLHSALVTCSLYLLTGCISSHWQDLVQVLLAHPKVDIFMDAAFRAVNVAIRFLQVKLSAQHADFNMGSSPTAEQVVNYLCQQCEASLQFLQTLCQQKLFRERLLRNKELCGKGGVLFLAQAILKLKVSTPFLESSTVVAAVSRLKAKVLLILLHLCEAESISYLDEVASSSGSLDLAKSVALEVLELLKAALDPKHLSSCSERTVPMGLLRLNAMRLADIFSDDSNFRSYITTYFTKVLTAIFSLPHGEFLSIWCSSELPPREEDATLEYDLFTAAGWVLDTFSSLNLSNASDIEIILIPSNMPQAAYAHQRTSLFVKVIANLHCFVPNICEEQERNLFLHKFLECMRMDPSESLPGFSFTSGAHKANTVCRNLRSLLSHAESLIPNFLNEEDVQLLRVFYNQLQSLINPADFEENQVQEIKFERSISLDKFSKLDINEHHQEAQSTAGYSSSPLLKKERSSLNNISSNQKEEMSESSAFQEDQHNFRNEHMNHVDDATKEDKDKSGGTATAVLKESDRDFQNVETSGSDTSSTRGKNFVGQMGNVDFPKSNDHMKENGRQGVQEDEKVEPIQIEEKQPRKRKRTIMNDYQMTMIEKALVDEPDMQRNAASIQLWADKLSIHGSEVTFSQLKNWLNNRKARLARAGKDVRASMEVDNAHSERQSGPAVRHSHDSPESHGEENVPSGARLNQNLSRTGTGENAEFGGPGAADFVRCMPGQYVVLVDKQGEEIGKGKVLQVQGKWYGKSLEESETCVVDISELKAERWVRLPHPSEATGSSFSEAEAKLGVMRVLWDSKKILSFRPQ, via the exons ATGAGGATCACCAAGGATGAATCCACATGTATTGCTGAACAA GTGGTTGACTTAATTTCAGCAGTGAAAGAGTTACATGGGCTTACCTCTCAGGagcttaataaattaataagggACTCTGAAAATTTTACAATTCACTTCCAAACTGAAAAAGGATTACAGTTAAAG ATTGATGTGGAAAAACTGGCAGGCTTTCTTCCTTTGCATCTTATAGCAGTGCTTGTGTCATCCAACAAAGATGAATCACTGTTGAGATATTCATTATGTGGTATTCGACTTTTGCATTCCCTGTGCGACCTAGCACCTCGACATACTAAACTCGAGCAG GAAAGCCATAATACAAACTTGGTGccccttctgcattcagcacTGGTGACATGCAGTCTATATCTTTTAACAGGATGTATATCATCTCACTGGCAAGACCTTGTTCAGGTGTTGCTTGCACACCCTAAG GTTGACATATTTATGGATGCAGCTTTCAGAGCAGTAAATGTAGCTATCAGGTTTCTTCAGGTCAAGCTTTCAGCTCAACATGCTGACTTTAACATGGGATCTAGTCCAACAGCTGAACAAGTGGTTAACTATCTATGCCAACAATGTGAGGCTTCACTACAGTTTCTTCAGACATTGTGCCAGCAAAAGTTATTCAGAGAGCGCTTACTAAGAAACAAG GAACTATGTGGAAAGGGTGGTGTTCTCTTTCTGGCCCAGGCTATTTTGAAGTTAAAAGTTAGCACTCCTTTTCTGGAGTCTTCTACAGTTGTTGCTGCTGTGTCCAGACTTAAAGCTAAAGTACTATTAATT CTATTGCATCTCTGTGAAGCAGAAAGCATTTCTTACCTCGATGAGGTTGCAAGCTCTTCAGGAAGCCTTGATTTGGCAAAGTCTGTTGCGTTAGAG GTTCTTGAATTATTAAAGGCTGCACTGGATCCCAAGCATCTTAGCTCTTGTTCTGAGAGAACTGTCCCCATGGGGCTTCTGCGACTCAATGCAATGCGTCTAGCTGATATTTTCTCGGATGATTCAAATTTTCGATCTTACATCACGACATACTTT ACAAAGGTTCTCACTGCCATATTTTCACTGCCACATGGAGAATTTTTATCCATTTGGTGTTCTTCTGAACTTCCACCAAGGGAGGAAGATGCTACTCTGGAGTATGATTTATTTACAGCAGCTGGTTGGGTTTTGGACACATTTTCATCATTGAACTTATCAAATGCTTCAGATATAGAGATTATTTTAATTCCCAGCAACATGCCCCAAGCTGCATATGCTCATCAGAGAACTTCATTGTTTGTCAAAGTAATAGCGAACCTTCATTGTTTTGTCCCCAACATTTGTGAAG AGCAGGAGAGAAATCTTTTCCTTCACAAGTTCCTTGAGTGCATGCGAATGGATCCATCTGAATCTTTGCCTGGATTTTCTTTTACTTCTGGTGCTCACAAAGCCAACACTGTTTGCAGGAACCTGC GTTCATTGCTAAGCCACGCAGAATCTCTGATTCCCAACTTTTTGAATGAGGAGGATGTACAGCTCTTAAG GGTTTTCTATAACCAATTGCAATCATTGATTAATCCTGCTGATTTTGAAGAAAACCAAGTTCaa GAAATCAAATTTGAAAGGTCAATATCTTTGGATAAGTTCTCTAAACTTGACATCAACGAGCATCATCAG GAGGCTCAAAGTACAGCTGGGTACTCATCATCACCTTTACTGAAGAAGGAACGTTCAAGTCTTAACAACATAAGCAGTAATCAGAAAGAGGAGATGTCTGAGAGTTCTGCTTTCCAGGAGGACCAGCATAATTTCAGAAATGAGCACATGAATCATGTTGATGATGCAACTAAGGAAGACAAGGATAAATCAGGTGGCACTGCAACTGCTGTTCTAAAAGAGAGTGACAGAGATTTTCAGAATGTTGAAACAAGTGGTTCTGATACAAGTTCTACACGTGGTAAGAATTTTGTTGGTCAAATGGGGAATGTTGACTTCCCCAAATCAAATGACCATATGAAAGAGAATGGCCGTCAAGGAGTTCAAGAAGATGAAAAAGTTGAACCCATTCAGATTGAAGAAAAGCAGCCAAGAAAACGTAAAAGAACTATAATGAATGACTATCAGATGACAATGATTGAGAAGGCCCTGGTGGATGAACCAGATATGCAGCGGAATGCAGCTTCTATACAGTTGTGGGCTGATAAATTAAGCATCCAT GGTTCAGAAGTTACATTTTCGCAGCTGAAAAATTG GCTCAACAATAGAAAAGCCAGACTAGCACGTGCGGGTAAGGATGTCCGTGCATCCATGGAGGTTGACAATGCTCATTCAGAAAGGCAAAGTGGACCAGCAGTACGGCATTCACACGACTCTCCTGAAAGTCATGGTGAAGAAAATGTTCCATCAGGTGCAAGACTTAATCAAAACTTATCAAGAACTGGTACTGGTGAGAATGCTGAATTTGGTGGCCCTGGTGCTGCAGATTTTGTTCGCTGCATGCCAGGTCAATATGTTGTGCTTGTAGATAAACAAGGGGAGGAGATTGGTAAAGGAAAAGTATTGCAGGTGCAAGGTAAATGGTATGGGAAGAGCTTGGAGGAATCGGAGACGTGTGTTGTTGATATTTCCGAGCTTAAGGCTGAGAGATGGGTGAGGCTTCCACACCCATCTGAAGCCACAGGCAGTTCATTTAGCGAGGCTGAAGCCAAGCTCGGCGTAATGAGAGTGTTGTGGGATTCAAAGAAAATACTCTCTTTTCGGCCTCAATGA
- the LOC110611823 gene encoding E3 ubiquitin-protein ligase KEG, whose product MAGKVVAAQPHPPFEYELFEGDSEHLITAVASSNHSTPWIDPAKLKLRHRIGRGPFGDLWLATHHQMTEDYDEYHEVAVKMLQPVQEENVKALLDKFDNLFLKCRGIDGVCFLYGFSIITGKICIVMKFYEGSIGDKMARIKGGKLSLADVLRYGIQLAQGILELHAKGIRVLNLKPSNFLLDKNGQAILGEVGIPYLLLGIPLPSPDVSPKLGTPNYMAPEQWQPEVRGPLSLEADSWGFACSILEILTGVQPWCGRGVEEIYDSVVRKQEKPLIPEGLPPSVENVLHGCFDYDFRNRPLMTDILHVFKSSHNAIYCDGGWTGLGSVTTSDKSSGNGYSEWFLLKDHLQVGDMVRSRKPPNACKSKNMDVPEAIVVGLERDTDQDGFVLVRIHGIHDPLRVPISTLERVTFGLAAGDWVRLKEDDKKHSPVGLLHSIDRDGSVAVGFIGLETFWKGDSSELQMAESFFVGQFVRLKANVLSPRFEWPRKRLGAWATGKIWQILPNGCLIVKFPGRLTFGDECSTSLADPAEVEVVSFKTCPGMVKKYQHLEDFHWGVRPLLIAVGVFTAIKVGVLAGKKMGRSKAKKLHSSVPLNDGQRVDGQSSGNSSNQVWFPPSVANILGVSAGSAR is encoded by the exons ATGGCTGGAAAAGTTGTTGCTGCTCAACCCCATCCACCTTTTGAGTATGAGCTTTTTGAAGGTGATTCTGAACACCTTATAACTGCTGTAGCCTCATCAAACCACTCAACTCCTTGGATTGACCCGGCAAAATTGAAACTCAGACACAGAATTGGGAGGGGTCCTTTCGGTGATCTCTGGTTAGCCACTCATCACCAAATGACCGAAGACTATGATGAGTACCATGAAGTGGCTGTCAAGATGTTACAACCAGTGCAGGAGGAAAATGTAAAGGCTTTGTTGGATAAGTTTGACAATTTATTTTTGAAGTGTAGAGGAATAGATGGTGTGTGTTTTCTGTATGGATTTTCAATTATAACAGGCAAG ATATGCATTGTTATGAAGTTCTATGAGGGATCAATTGGTGACAAAATGGCTCGCattaaaggagggaagctatcaTTAGCTGATGTTTTGAG GTATGGGATTCAGTTGGCTCAGGGAATTTTAGAATTGCATGCGAAAGGAATCCGAGTTCTTAACCTTAAACCTTCCAATTTCCTTCTTGACAAAAATGGTCAAGCAATTCTTGGAGAAGTTGGTATTCCTTACCTACTGCTTGGAATTCCATTGCCAAGCCCAGATGTGTCTCCCAAGCTTGGAACCCCAAACTATATGGCTCCAGAACAATGGCAGCCCGAAGTAAGGGGTCCATTATCCTTGGAGGCTGACTCATGGGGATTTGCATGCAGCATTCTGGAGATTTTGACTGGTGTTCAGCCTTGGTGTGGGAGAGGAGTTGAAGAAATTTATGACTCAGTTGTTAGGAAACAAGAGAAACCACTCATTCCAGAAGGCCTCCCTCCTTCAGTTGAAAATGTccttcatggttgttttgactATGACTTCAGAAATCGACCCTTGATGACAGacattttacatgtttttaaaaG CTCGCATAATGCAATTTATTGTGATGGAGGCTGGACAGGACTTGGGAGTGTAACAACCTCCGACAAATCAAGCGGCAATGGTTATTCGGAGTGGTTTCTTTTGAAGGATCATCTGCAAGTGGGAGACATGGTGCGGTCCAGAAAGCCGCCAAATGCATGCAAGTCGAAAAATATGGATGTCCCAGAAGCGATAGTAGTGGGCCTAGAACGTGATACAGATCAAGATGGTTTTGTTTTGGTGAGAATACACGGTATCCATGACCCATTAAGAGTTCCCATTTCAACTCTGGAGCGGGTCACTTTTGGCTTGGCAGCTGGTGATTGGGTACGCTTGAAGGAGGATGACAAAAAGCACTCACCAGTGGGTTTGCTTCATTCCATCGATCGTGATGGAAGTGTGGCTGTCGGATTTATAGGATTGGAAACCTTTTGGAAAGGCGATTCTTCTGAACTTCAGATGGCAGAATCCTTTTTTGTGGGTCAATTTGTTAGGTTGAAAGCTAATGTTCTCAGCCCTCGTTTTGAATGGCCTCGTAAGAGGCTAGGGGCCTGGGCAACCGGGAAGATTTGGCAGATTCTACCAAATGGATGCCTCATTGTCAAGTTCCCAGGAAGATTAACTTTTGGAGATGAATGTAGCACTTCCTTGGCTGATCCAGCTGAAGTGGAAGTAGTTTCTTTCAAAACTTGCCCTGGAATGGTTAAAAAATATCAACATCTTGAAGACTTTCACTGGGGTGTAAGACCACTTCTGATTGCAGTGGGCGTCTTCACTGCTATAAAAGTAGGAGTTTTAGCGGGGAAGAAAATGGGAAGGTCGAAAGCGAAGAAGCTACATAGCAGCGTGCCGCTAAATGATGGTCAACGTGTGGATGGCCAGAGTAGTGGCAATAGCAGCAACCAAGTATGGTTTCCGCCATCTGTGGCAAATATCCTCGGTGTTAGCGCTGGTTCTGCCCGGTAA